DNA from Mycolicibacterium alvei:
TCGAGCAGACCGCTCTGCGTGTAGAGGGTCGTGCTGCCGCCGATCAGGGTGGACAGAATCTCCTGTGCCGACCCCGCCGGATCGACGTTCCAGGTGCCGGGCGCGATCAGGCCTTCCAGCCGCCGGTGATCGTTGGGCATCGCCGCCACCGGAGCCGCCGCCCATTCGGGTACCGCCAACGCGGCAGCGGGAGCCGATTGCGCGGCGGCGCGCAGCTGATCGACCGGTACGCAGCGCTGTGTGCCGTCGAGTTCGACACAGGAGGCCTGTGAGATCAGCGCGAAGATGCCCTGCGTGACCGCCTTGGTCTTGACATCGGCGATGTCGTCGAGCTGGCGTCCCTCCGGGATGGTCAGCTTGCCCACCCGGCTTTCCGGATCAGCCAGGCGCGCAACGGCGTTGGCCGCCGGGATCTCGGTGCGCAATTTGTAGAAGCCGGGTTGAATCGCCGAGATCGCCGCGTTCTCGTGGGCCGCCTCGACAAACGCCTTGACCGTGGCGACCACCTTCTGGTCCTGCAGGGTCTTGGCGATGGCCGTCGTGGAGTCACCGTCGTGGACCTGGATGACGACATCGGCGACGCCGTCACCCGCGTAGTCGCCGGTGGTCCCGGACATGCCGTGCCACAGCTTGGAACCCAGGAAGACCGCGCCGATCACCACCATGATGAGCGCTGCGAGTGAGAGGCCCCGGGTGGCGCGTCGCTTCCGGTCACTGCGGGCTCTACGGGCCCGCTCGGCCTTGCTCATCCCGCGTCGCGGTGGTCCGATCGCCTCGGGCTCGGCCTTGTCGGCACCCCACTTCTCAGCCATCCATGCCCTCTCCACGCGCGGACAGCGCCGCACGTCGCTGATCCAGCCAGCTTTGCAGAATGCCCACCGCAGCGGCCTGGTCGATCATCGCCTTCTGCCCCTTTGCCCGGACCCCCGCTTCGCGCAACGATCGCTGCGCCGACACAGTAGTCAGCCGCTCGTCGGCCAACCGCACCGGTATGGGGGCGATCCGACGGGCCAGCAGTTCCGCGAGTGCGATGGCGTCGGCGGCGGACGTGCCGGCCCGGTCCGCGAGGGTGCGCGGCAAGCCGACGACGACCTCGACGGCGTCGTACTCGCCGATCAGTGTCACCAGCCTGCGCAGGTGCTTGCCCGACCGATCCCGCTTGTCCCGCTGCACGGTCTCGACCGGCGTGGCCAGTATCCCGTCGGGATCGCAACTGGCCACACCGATCCGCACGGTGCCGACATCGATGCCGATGCGCCGCCCACGTCCGGGGTCATCGTCCCCTGGGCGGTCCGGTAACCGGTCGTCGATCGGGTCGGACACGACGGCTAACCCCGGCCGATCTCGGCGCGCAGCGCGGCCAACGCCGCGTCGATACCCGCCGCCCCCTTACCGGAACCTTGTGCCATGTCCGCCTTGCCGCCCCCGCGGCCGTTGACTGCCGCGCCGAACTGCTTGACCAGTTCGTTGGCGCGCAGGCCCAGATCCTGTGCTGCCGGGTTGACCGCCACCACGAAGGGCACCGAGTCGTCGTCGCCCTCGGCGATCAGGGCGACCACCCCGGGGTCGGAGCCGAGCTTGCCCTTGATGTCGCCGACGAGGCTGCGCAGATCACCGGCCGACATGCCGCCGGCCATCCGTTGTGCGACCACGCGGACCTTGCCGATGGTCTCCGCGCCTGCGGCCGCGTTCGCCGCGGCGGCCCGGGCGTTGGCCAGACGGGCCTTGTCGAGTTCCTTCTCGGCGGCCTTGAGTCGTTCCACCAGGTTCGCCACCCGGGCGGGCACCTCTTCCGAGGGCACCTTGAGCGACGAGGCCAGCCCTGCCATCAGCGCGCGTTCCTTGGCCAGATGACGGAAGGACTCCAGCCCGACGTAGGCCTCGACACGGCGCACCCCCGACCCGACCGAGGATTCGCCCAGGATGGTGACCGGTCCGATCTGGGCCGAGTTGTGTACATGGGTGCCGCCGCAGAGTTCCAGCGAGAACGGCCCACCGATATCGACCACCCGCACCTGGTCGGGGTAGTTCTCACCGAACATCGCCATCGCACCCATGGCCTTGGCTTTGTCCAGGGCGGTGACGAAGGTGTTGACCTGGTAGTCGGCCTCGACGGCCTCGTTGGTGACCACTTCGATCTGCGAGCGCTGGTCCTCGGTCAACGCGCCCTGCCAGTTGAAGTCGAACCGCAGGTAGCCGGGACGGTTGAGCGAACCGGCCTGAACGGCGGTGGGGCCCAGCACCTGTCGCAACGCGGCGTGCACCATGTGGGTACCGGAGTGCCCCTGGGTGGCACCGCGACGCCAGTTGGGATCCACTGCAGCGGTGACCGTGTCACCCTCGACGAACTCTCCGGACTCCACGTTGATCCGGTGCGCCCACAGGGTTTTGGCGATCTTCTGCACATCGGTGACGGCAGCCTTGGCGGTGGCCGATGCCCCGGTTCCGGTGATCGCGCCCTCGTCGGCGATCTGGCCGCCGGCCTCGGCGTAGAACGGAGTGCGGTCCAAGATCAGCTCGACGCGCTCGCCGTCCACGTCCCCGTGGGTCACCACCGGCACCCGCTTGCCATCCACAAAGATACCGAGAATGTGTGCCTCAGTGGACAATTCGTCGAAGCCCGTGAACTCGGTGGGCCCGGAGTCGACCAGCTCACGGTATGCCGACAGATCGGTGTGGGCCTGCTTGCGCGCGGCGGCATCGGCCTTGGCGCGCTGACGCTGCTCGGCCATCAGCGTCCGGAAGCCCTGCTCGTCGACCGCGAGGCCGGCCTCGGCCGCCATCTCCAGGGTGAGGTCGATCGGGAAGCCGTAGGTGTCATGCAGGGTGAACGCGTCACTGCCGGAAAGCACGGAAGCGCCGGATTTCTTCGTCGCCGCGGCGGCGTCGTCGAACAGCCTCGAGCCCGCGACCAGGGTGCGGTTGAACGCCGTCTCCTCGGCCACCGCGATGCGGTGGATCCGGTCGAAGTCGGTGACCAGTTCCGGGTACGACGGGCCCATCTCGTCGCGCACGGTAGTCATCAGCCGGCTCATGATCGGCTCTTCGACGCCGAGCAACTTGGCGGCGCGGATGATGCGGCGCAGCAACCGCCGCAGCACGTAACCGCGGCCCTCGTTTCCGGGGCTGACCCCGTCGCCGATGATGATCGCCGCGGTACGACTGTGATCGCCGATGATGCGGTAGCGGACGTCGTCCTCGTGGTTGCCGGCGCCGTATCCGCGGGGGGCGATCCCGGCGACCAGGTCGATCACCGGACGGACCAGGTCCGTCTCGTAGACGTTGTCCACATCCTGCAGCAGACAGGCGATCCGTTCGACGCCCATGCCGGTGTCGATGTTCTTTCGCGGCAGCGGGCCGAGGATCTCGAAGTCGTCCTTCGAGGTGCCCTCCCCGCGCTCGTTCTGCATGAACACGAGATTCCAGATCTCGATATAGCGGTCCTCGTTGGCCTCGGGTCCACCCTCGATGCCGTACTCCGGGCCACGGTCGTAGTAGATCTCCGAACACGGTCCGCACGGCCCGGGGATGCCCATCGACCAGTAGTTGTCGGCCATGCCGCGGCGCTGGATGCGCTCCAGTGGCAGCCCGGCGACTTCCTGCCACAGCTGAATCGCCTCGTCGTCATCCAGATAGACCGTCGCCCACAGTCTTTCCGGATCGAACCCGTAGCCGCCGTCACTGACCGGGTTGGTCAGCAGGGTCCAGGCCAGCTCGATGGCGCCCTTCTTGAAGTAGTCGCCGAACGAGAAGTTGCCGGCCATCTGGAAGAAGGTGTTGTGCCGGGTGGTGATGCCCACCTCGTCGATGTCCGGGGTCCGGATGCACTTCTGCACGCTGGTGGCGCGGTCCCACGGTGGGGTGCGGGCACCGAGGAAGTAGGGCACGAACTGCACCATGCCGGCGTTGACGAACAACAGGTTGGGGTCGTCGAGGATCACCGAGGCAC
Protein-coding regions in this window:
- a CDS encoding endolytic transglycosylase MltG; amino-acid sequence: MAEKWGADKAEPEAIGPPRRGMSKAERARRARSDRKRRATRGLSLAALIMVVIGAVFLGSKLWHGMSGTTGDYAGDGVADVVIQVHDGDSTTAIAKTLQDQKVVATVKAFVEAAHENAAISAIQPGFYKLRTEIPAANAVARLADPESRVGKLTIPEGRQLDDIADVKTKAVTQGIFALISQASCVELDGTQRCVPVDQLRAAAQSAPAAALAVPEWAAAPVAAMPNDHRRLEGLIAPGTWNVDPAGSAQEILSTLIGGSTTLYTQSGLLDTAAAMQMSPYQILTVGSLVQREAKPQDFDKVARVIYNRLAEHRKLEFDSTVNYPLDRQEVATTDDDRAKITPWNTYMSEGLPQTPICSPGTEALAAAEHPAAGDWLYFVTIDLQGTTLFTRDYDQHLANIELAQNNGVLDSAR
- the ruvX gene encoding Holliday junction resolvase RuvX; this encodes MSDPIDDRLPDRPGDDDPGRGRRIGIDVGTVRIGVASCDPDGILATPVETVQRDKRDRSGKHLRRLVTLIGEYDAVEVVVGLPRTLADRAGTSAADAIALAELLARRIAPIPVRLADERLTTVSAQRSLREAGVRAKGQKAMIDQAAAVGILQSWLDQRRAALSARGEGMDG
- the alaS gene encoding alanine--tRNA ligase gives rise to the protein MQTHEIRKRFLDHFVKAGHTEVPSASVILDDPNLLFVNAGMVQFVPYFLGARTPPWDRATSVQKCIRTPDIDEVGITTRHNTFFQMAGNFSFGDYFKKGAIELAWTLLTNPVSDGGYGFDPERLWATVYLDDDEAIQLWQEVAGLPLERIQRRGMADNYWSMGIPGPCGPCSEIYYDRGPEYGIEGGPEANEDRYIEIWNLVFMQNERGEGTSKDDFEILGPLPRKNIDTGMGVERIACLLQDVDNVYETDLVRPVIDLVAGIAPRGYGAGNHEDDVRYRIIGDHSRTAAIIIGDGVSPGNEGRGYVLRRLLRRIIRAAKLLGVEEPIMSRLMTTVRDEMGPSYPELVTDFDRIHRIAVAEETAFNRTLVAGSRLFDDAAAATKKSGASVLSGSDAFTLHDTYGFPIDLTLEMAAEAGLAVDEQGFRTLMAEQRQRAKADAAARKQAHTDLSAYRELVDSGPTEFTGFDELSTEAHILGIFVDGKRVPVVTHGDVDGERVELILDRTPFYAEAGGQIADEGAITGTGASATAKAAVTDVQKIAKTLWAHRINVESGEFVEGDTVTAAVDPNWRRGATQGHSGTHMVHAALRQVLGPTAVQAGSLNRPGYLRFDFNWQGALTEDQRSQIEVVTNEAVEADYQVNTFVTALDKAKAMGAMAMFGENYPDQVRVVDIGGPFSLELCGGTHVHNSAQIGPVTILGESSVGSGVRRVEAYVGLESFRHLAKERALMAGLASSLKVPSEEVPARVANLVERLKAAEKELDKARLANARAAAANAAAGAETIGKVRVVAQRMAGGMSAGDLRSLVGDIKGKLGSDPGVVALIAEGDDDSVPFVVAVNPAAQDLGLRANELVKQFGAAVNGRGGGKADMAQGSGKGAAGIDAALAALRAEIGRG